The following are encoded together in the Primulina tabacum isolate GXHZ01 chromosome 18, ASM2559414v2, whole genome shotgun sequence genome:
- the LOC142533569 gene encoding serine/threonine-protein phosphatase 7 long form homolog translates to MLLKNWVWSKITLICPDKAQEVSISEEQAADVLQGLSFPPYGARWRRGFSWTHTAHHLVRIMRDMLDRMIEGQFIWTVYDMESSEVARILDGNRIHLCRSACALINFHIVEMHRPERCLRKFGMRHGIPPPATNFDNFHKFTRQGRNNCDWATYHKDFVEMWNDRYNFVIGGDYVIPGSPGITVDYVS, encoded by the exons ATGTTATTGAAAAATTGGGTATGGTCTAAAATTACTCTTATTTGCCCTGATAAAGCGCAAGAAGTATCTATTTCAGAAGAGCAAGCTGCAGATGTGCTTCAGGGTCTATCATTCCCACCATATGGCGCACG GTGGAGACGAGGATTCTCTTGGACACACACGGCCCATCATTTGGTCCGTATAATGAGAGATATGCTTGACAGGATGATAGAAGGGCAG TTTATATGGACAGTTTATGATATGGAGTCCTCGGAGGTTGCTAGAATTCTTGATGGAAATAGAATTCATCTATGTCGGTCGGCATGTGCATTGATCAATTTTCATATAGTTGAGATGCATAGACCAGAGCGGTGTCTCCGAAAATTTGGAATGCGTCACGGTATCCCGCCACCTGCTACTAACTTCGATAATTTCCATAAATTTACGCGACAAGGCCGAAACAACTGTGATTGGGCGACATATCACAAAGATTTTGTAGAAATGTGGAATGACAGATATAATTTTGTGATTGGTGGGGATTATGTCATACCTGGTTCACCCGGCATAACAGTGGACTATGTTAGTTGA